The Thermococcus celericrescens DNA segment TTGACACCCTCCTCCGGGCGATAGAGGTTCTCTCAGCGGATCCGGCCTTTAAGGAGATGAGGTTCATCATAATCGGCAAGGGCGATCCGGAGCTTGAGGCCTGGGCCAGAGCCGTTCAAAACCGCTTCCCCGAGAACGTCAGGGTGGTTACCGAGCTCCTCGGCAGGGAAACCGTTAGGGAGCTCTACGGTTCGGTGGATTTCGTGATAATTCCCTCATACTTCGAGCCCTTTGGTCTGGTGCAGCTTGAAGCCATGTGCCTCGGCGCGGTTCCGATAGGAAGTGCCGTTGGGGGGATAAAGGATACCGTAATAGGCCTCAACTCCGACCCGGAGAACGCCACGGGACTGCTCGTCCCCCCGAGGGACGCTTTCGCGTTGGCGAGGGCAATGGTTCTCGCCAAGGAGCTGGACGAGGGAACATTGAGAAAGCTCCGCGAGAACGGAAAGAGAAGGGCCAGAAACGACTTCACGTGGGAGAACGCCTGCGGGAGGTACATGAAAGTTTACGGGGGGACGGTTGACAGGGCTGTCCCGTTCCTCCGCTAGCGCCAGCCGTACTCGGCCAAGAACTTCCTTTTCAATCTTTTTATCGTTCCGGAAACACCGAGGGTTCTGAATATGGCCCTCGAACCGTTTATCTCCGTAACAAGCGTCAGGGCGAAGCGCAGTTCCTCCACATGCTTCCTATCAACTCTGACGATTCCGGTCTGGCTCTTCTCGTCGAACTTGATGAACCAGGGCTTTGCCCTCGCCGAGCCGAGGGTTCCCAGCGCTGAGATGCTCGCATCCCATATGGCTCTCTTTATCTCATCCTTCTTAAACGGCCTCTCCCCGATGACCTGAAAGGCTATGTAGCGGTGCTTGTCCCTCAGGGTGGGCGGCAGGTACTTCGGCTTCTCCCTCATAAGCATCTGCACAACTTTGCCCGCCAACCTTTTTAAGCTCTCCCCCGCGTTTAGGGTTAGCGAGGTGAGTGGATGGTCTGGGAGACGCCTTACTTTTCATACGCTGTGAGAGAGCTCCCCAAGGGCTGCCAGCTCTGCGTTAGGGGTGAGAAGCTCGTCCTCTTCACAACCGGGGTCTGCCCGAGGGACTGCTTCTACTGCCCGCTGAGCGAGCACAGAATGGGCGATGTTGTTTACGCCAATGAGAGACCCGTCAAAAGCTTGGACGACGTGATCGAGGAGGCCCTTTTGATGGAGGCTAGGGGGACTGGCGTTACCGGCGGCGACCCGCTGGCGAGGCTCGACAGAACGGCTGAGTATATCCGCGCCCTCAAGGAGGCCTTTGGCGAGGACTTTCACGTCCACCTCTACACCACCGGCGCCCTGGCGACCAAAAAGAACCTCGAAAAGCTCTACGATGCAGGTCTGGATGAGATACGATTCCACCCCGATCTGTTCAACCCGAACTCGAAGCTCTTCAAAGTCGAGGTTGAGAACATAAGGAACGCCTTCGACTTTGACTGGGACGTCGGCGGCGAGATCCCCTCGATTCCGGGAGGGTTCGAGAGAATGAAG contains these protein-coding regions:
- a CDS encoding ribonuclease P protein component 2 codes for the protein MREKPKYLPPTLRDKHRYIAFQVIGERPFKKDEIKRAIWDASISALGTLGSARAKPWFIKFDEKSQTGIVRVDRKHVEELRFALTLVTEINGSRAIFRTLGVSGTIKRLKRKFLAEYGWR
- a CDS encoding radical SAM protein — its product is MVWETPYFSYAVRELPKGCQLCVRGEKLVLFTTGVCPRDCFYCPLSEHRMGDVVYANERPVKSLDDVIEEALLMEARGTGVTGGDPLARLDRTAEYIRALKEAFGEDFHVHLYTTGALATKKNLEKLYDAGLDEIRFHPDLFNPNSKLFKVEVENIRNAFDFDWDVGGEIPSIPGGFERMKWYAEFLDDLGAKFLNVNELEFSETNLRAILDRGYRPISDESAAIKGSLELGLKLLEWGEENTSLSYHLCTAKLKDAVQLKNRLRRMARNVARPYMEITEDGTLRFGMAEYDDLDELYALLVEEAEVPPEWLYVNRAKGRIEMPEEVAVELAEAIEGDVRFFIVEEYPTFDRLEVERIPLP